The following proteins come from a genomic window of Notamacropus eugenii isolate mMacEug1 chromosome X, mMacEug1.pri_v2, whole genome shotgun sequence:
- the PNCK gene encoding calcium/calmodulin-dependent protein kinase type 1B isoform X3, whose protein sequence is MLLGSGWKKRTDDIGKIYDIREKLGAGAFSEVFLAQNRCSKRLVALKCIPKKALRGKEVAVENEIAVLKRVSHPNIVALEDVHESSSHLYLAMELVTGGELFERIMERGSYTEKDASHLVGQVLGAVSYLHSLDIVHRDLKPENLLYATPFEDSKIMISDFGLSKIQESNVLGTACGTPGYVAPELLEQKPYGKAVDVWALGVISYILLCGYPPFYDENDSELFSQILKANYEFDSPYWDDISESAKDFIRHLLERDPERRFSCEQALQHLWISGDTALDKNILSSVSEQIQKNFARTHWKRAINATSFLRHITKMGQSTEADGDEGGQQKK, encoded by the exons ATGTTGCTGGGCTCAGGTTGGAAGAAGAGGACAGACGATATTGGCAAAATCTACGACATCAGAGAGAAACTCGGGGC ggGAGCCTTCTCGGAGGTGTTTCTGGCCCAGAATCGATGCTCCAAGAGACTGGTGGCTCTCAAATGTATTCCAAAGAAGGCTCTGAGGGGGAAGGAGGTAGCTGTAGAGAATGAGATTGCTGTTCTCAAGAG GGTCAGTCACCCCAACATTGTGGCTCTTGAAGACGTCCATGAGAGCAGCTCTCATCTCTACCTGGCCATGGAATT gGTGACAGGAGGAGAGCTGTTTGAACGCATCATGGAACGGGGCTCGTACACAGAGAAGGATGCCAGTCACCTGGTGGGGCAGGTCTTGGGAGCTGTCTCCTACTTACATAGCCTGGACATCGTGCACCGTGACTTAAAA CCTGAGAATCTCCTGTATGCCACCCCCTTTGAGGATTCTAAGATCATGATTTCTGACTTCGGCCTGTCCAAGATTCAGGAGAGCAACGTCTTGGGCACTGCCTGTGGGACCCCAGGCTATGTTG CCCCTGAACTCCTGGAACAGAAGCCCTATGGGAAGGCTGTAGATGTCTGGGCCTTGGGGGTCATCTCCTATATCCT TCTGTGTGGCTATCCCCCCTTCTATGATGAGAATGACTCGGAGCTCTTCAGTCAGATCCTGAAAGCCAACTATGAGTTTGACTCCCCATACTGGGATGACATTTCTGAATCGG CCAAAGATTTCATTCGGCACCTCTTGGAGAGAGACCCTGAGAGGCGGTTCAGCTGTGAACAAGCCTTGCAGCATCTTTG GATCTCTGGGGACACAGCCCTGGACAAGAACATTCTCAGTTCTGTCAGTGAGCAGATCCAGAAAAATTTTGCTCGCACCCACTGGAAG AGGGCAATCAATGCCACATCCTTTCTTCGGCATATCACCAAGATGGGTCAGAGCACTGAGGcagatggggatgagggaggaCAGCAGAAAAAGTGA
- the PNCK gene encoding calcium/calmodulin-dependent protein kinase type 1B isoform X1, producing MRREEKVCLGENSKAGGKVAGERLAQPLYFLRHVAGLRLEEEDRRYWQNLRHQRETRGTRKLRPREAKGLVQRGAFSEVFLAQNRCSKRLVALKCIPKKALRGKEVAVENEIAVLKRVSHPNIVALEDVHESSSHLYLAMELVTGGELFERIMERGSYTEKDASHLVGQVLGAVSYLHSLDIVHRDLKPENLLYATPFEDSKIMISDFGLSKIQESNVLGTACGTPGYVAPELLEQKPYGKAVDVWALGVISYILLCGYPPFYDENDSELFSQILKANYEFDSPYWDDISESAKDFIRHLLERDPERRFSCEQALQHLWISGDTALDKNILSSVSEQIQKNFARTHWKRAINATSFLRHITKMGQSTEADGDEGGQQKK from the exons atgaggagggaggagaaggtttGCCTGGGAGAGAACAGCAAGGCTGGAGGGAAAGTTGCTGGAGAAAG GCTAGCTCAGCCCCTCTATTTCCTCAGACATGTTGCTGGGCTCAGGTTGGAAGAAGAGGACAGACGATATTGGCAAAATCTACGACATCAGAGAGAAACTCGGGGC actaggaaactgaggcccagggaggcaaAAGGACTTGTccagag ggGAGCCTTCTCGGAGGTGTTTCTGGCCCAGAATCGATGCTCCAAGAGACTGGTGGCTCTCAAATGTATTCCAAAGAAGGCTCTGAGGGGGAAGGAGGTAGCTGTAGAGAATGAGATTGCTGTTCTCAAGAG GGTCAGTCACCCCAACATTGTGGCTCTTGAAGACGTCCATGAGAGCAGCTCTCATCTCTACCTGGCCATGGAATT gGTGACAGGAGGAGAGCTGTTTGAACGCATCATGGAACGGGGCTCGTACACAGAGAAGGATGCCAGTCACCTGGTGGGGCAGGTCTTGGGAGCTGTCTCCTACTTACATAGCCTGGACATCGTGCACCGTGACTTAAAA CCTGAGAATCTCCTGTATGCCACCCCCTTTGAGGATTCTAAGATCATGATTTCTGACTTCGGCCTGTCCAAGATTCAGGAGAGCAACGTCTTGGGCACTGCCTGTGGGACCCCAGGCTATGTTG CCCCTGAACTCCTGGAACAGAAGCCCTATGGGAAGGCTGTAGATGTCTGGGCCTTGGGGGTCATCTCCTATATCCT TCTGTGTGGCTATCCCCCCTTCTATGATGAGAATGACTCGGAGCTCTTCAGTCAGATCCTGAAAGCCAACTATGAGTTTGACTCCCCATACTGGGATGACATTTCTGAATCGG CCAAAGATTTCATTCGGCACCTCTTGGAGAGAGACCCTGAGAGGCGGTTCAGCTGTGAACAAGCCTTGCAGCATCTTTG GATCTCTGGGGACACAGCCCTGGACAAGAACATTCTCAGTTCTGTCAGTGAGCAGATCCAGAAAAATTTTGCTCGCACCCACTGGAAG AGGGCAATCAATGCCACATCCTTTCTTCGGCATATCACCAAGATGGGTCAGAGCACTGAGGcagatggggatgagggaggaCAGCAGAAAAAGTGA
- the PNCK gene encoding calcium/calmodulin-dependent protein kinase type 1B isoform X2, with translation MRREEKVCLGENSKAGGKVAGERHVAGLRLEEEDRRYWQNLRHQRETRGTRKLRPREAKGLVQRGAFSEVFLAQNRCSKRLVALKCIPKKALRGKEVAVENEIAVLKRVSHPNIVALEDVHESSSHLYLAMELVTGGELFERIMERGSYTEKDASHLVGQVLGAVSYLHSLDIVHRDLKPENLLYATPFEDSKIMISDFGLSKIQESNVLGTACGTPGYVAPELLEQKPYGKAVDVWALGVISYILLCGYPPFYDENDSELFSQILKANYEFDSPYWDDISESAKDFIRHLLERDPERRFSCEQALQHLWISGDTALDKNILSSVSEQIQKNFARTHWKRAINATSFLRHITKMGQSTEADGDEGGQQKK, from the exons atgaggagggaggagaaggtttGCCTGGGAGAGAACAGCAAGGCTGGAGGGAAAGTTGCTGGAGAAAG ACATGTTGCTGGGCTCAGGTTGGAAGAAGAGGACAGACGATATTGGCAAAATCTACGACATCAGAGAGAAACTCGGGGC actaggaaactgaggcccagggaggcaaAAGGACTTGTccagag ggGAGCCTTCTCGGAGGTGTTTCTGGCCCAGAATCGATGCTCCAAGAGACTGGTGGCTCTCAAATGTATTCCAAAGAAGGCTCTGAGGGGGAAGGAGGTAGCTGTAGAGAATGAGATTGCTGTTCTCAAGAG GGTCAGTCACCCCAACATTGTGGCTCTTGAAGACGTCCATGAGAGCAGCTCTCATCTCTACCTGGCCATGGAATT gGTGACAGGAGGAGAGCTGTTTGAACGCATCATGGAACGGGGCTCGTACACAGAGAAGGATGCCAGTCACCTGGTGGGGCAGGTCTTGGGAGCTGTCTCCTACTTACATAGCCTGGACATCGTGCACCGTGACTTAAAA CCTGAGAATCTCCTGTATGCCACCCCCTTTGAGGATTCTAAGATCATGATTTCTGACTTCGGCCTGTCCAAGATTCAGGAGAGCAACGTCTTGGGCACTGCCTGTGGGACCCCAGGCTATGTTG CCCCTGAACTCCTGGAACAGAAGCCCTATGGGAAGGCTGTAGATGTCTGGGCCTTGGGGGTCATCTCCTATATCCT TCTGTGTGGCTATCCCCCCTTCTATGATGAGAATGACTCGGAGCTCTTCAGTCAGATCCTGAAAGCCAACTATGAGTTTGACTCCCCATACTGGGATGACATTTCTGAATCGG CCAAAGATTTCATTCGGCACCTCTTGGAGAGAGACCCTGAGAGGCGGTTCAGCTGTGAACAAGCCTTGCAGCATCTTTG GATCTCTGGGGACACAGCCCTGGACAAGAACATTCTCAGTTCTGTCAGTGAGCAGATCCAGAAAAATTTTGCTCGCACCCACTGGAAG AGGGCAATCAATGCCACATCCTTTCTTCGGCATATCACCAAGATGGGTCAGAGCACTGAGGcagatggggatgagggaggaCAGCAGAAAAAGTGA